The Lycium barbarum isolate Lr01 chromosome 12, ASM1917538v2, whole genome shotgun sequence genome includes a region encoding these proteins:
- the LOC132622046 gene encoding uncharacterized protein LOC132622046, with protein sequence MNNIPVLNGRNFKKWKEHIMTVLGCMDRDYALRFDRPADVNETSTNEQKSAYEKWERSNRMSLMMMQYSILESLRGGITDNKDAKSFLKEIADRFADNEKVETSTTVNKLVSMRYKGKET encoded by the coding sequence ATGAACAACATTCCTGTGCTTAACGGCAGAAACTTCAAAAAATGGAAAGAGCACATTATGACTGTGCTTGGTTGCATGGATCGCGATTATGCATTAAGATTTGATCGCCCCGCGGACGTGAACGAAACTAGCACTAATGAACAAAAGTCCGCATATGAGAAGTGGGAGAGATCAAATCGCATGAGCTTGATGATGATGCAATACTCAATTCTGGAATCCTTAAGGGGCGGTATAACAGATAATAAAGATGCCAAAAGTTTTCTAAAGGAAATTGCAGACCGATTCGCTGATAACGAAAAGGTTGAAACAAGTACTACAGTTAATAAGCTTGTTTCAATGCGATATAAAGGCAAAGAAACATAA